taataatGAAAAATTAAGTAAAACTAAATCAATGAAAACAAACCTTTTAGTCAAAGGATTAATcttggcttttgattcaatcaatagatcatcgatgcaaaaatCAATTTATATATTCACAAATCAATTGGTTATGGTCATCAACATTCCTTGCCTTTTCTTATTTTCTCGGTAATTAAAACAAACTCTTTAGTTACTTCTCTTGTGAATAGACAACTCTAAATAAACTCTTAGAATTTAATATACCGACAACATTCACCAATACTAACTAACAAACTCACAAGTTTGGTTCATTTAGATTAGATTATGCACTCTCTTGACACGACCTCAATTATGCTAGTCACcacaaatattaaaattatcaaacaattacggatttgaCGTGTTAATTGGCAGTAGATTATCTAGTTAATTAAATATCGAGAGCCCTTCATATCTAGTCAAGCAACATAACCATCAACAATTAATTCAAGAAGTATACAAATACTCATGAATATATAAAACAGTAAAAACAAATTAGATTTCACAATTATTGCTGAACTTAAAAGCCTTGATTATCTAGAAAAACACCTTAGCCACTCCTCCTGGAGAAAGTCcccaagaaaaattaaaactagaGTTTGTTTTCTTGAGAGAAAAATAATatagaagaagaaaagttgaattGTCAAGAGATATTGATCTCTCCTTGTTCGCCTATATTTATTCTATTCTAATTGTCTCTCAGATAATTTACTCAAAAGAAGAAATATCTCTTATCAACCACCAAACAAAGATAAATAGGATGGTTGTTGAATGAGTATTAATATCAGAAATAAAGCACATGTCCAAACTCCCAAAGGCGAAAAGTCGATGATTCAAATAGACAGGAGAATTAATTGTGGCCTTCACAAGATAAAACAATttcacaagtttggccaacacgCCTAGGATGGGTCCTTTCTTAACAAGTCTTCCAGACTCCCTTTTCTGAGCTTCTTTTAATCATGAGGAAGAATCAATAAAATAACACAATAAGTTGACAAAATTACAACAGGAATTTCACAAATAAAAGATCTATTAAATTCACTGTCAATGCATTAGAAAAAATGTTTGCTCATATTATTTAAGATTATTTGGATAAAATCGATCGTTTTTGGTTAAATTTAATGGTAAAATGTCCTGTTATGCTTTATCTAAATCCTTGCCAAAATTTTGAACAATTATATTCAAGGTATGTTAATGTTCAGGGTTCAAAAATTACAGTCGGTTTTACTTGAGTAACATAAGGTGTTCCACGGATGTGTATTAAGCATTCGATAACGCACTTAAAATTCACGTAACCTATCATGTACATATacacatactaataattattatctttccttgtatttatatacttttttctatttaatcttacctacCATTTTTTATACACCCTCCATCCTACTTTGATAGTCCTATTTTCCTTTCTCGTCCGTCCCAAATTGtaatccactttccaattgaagaatgtaattgtattttaatttttctaaaatacccttattcagtGTAAGTTATTGTTACTATAAACTTactccatttaatgagagttgattctttttttaccatcaattcaagttttcataaagttgtactctaattattgtgagggtattttaagaaaatagctacgtaaattgattgttccaacaaagttaactactttttcttaaactgtgtggaaaaaaaaatcaggactatcaaagtgggatggagggagtatttatttactttcctTGATTAATCTTACCTTTCCAATGCAATTAATATTAAGAAAACATATAAAGATGGGCAGTTTAAAGGAACAGTTCAATTCAACGCAGGTACACAAAAGTACCAAAAATCAAGCAGCTGAATTTAAACTATATCCCAATTAATAATTGGACCAATTATTCAAACATTATTAATTCCATTAAATGCTCTGCAAACACCTGTATACTCTCATTATCAAGACGTATATATTGTTAAATGGCACAACATTATTGTTTCTAGCATTAAATGCTCCACCAACACCAGTGAAACAGTAGAAATGTGATTTGTGGCATATAAACCATTGTACATTAGAAAAATGGAATGTTTGTACCGTGTTTTAAGTAGTTAATTttcccaattaaataattaaacagTCAACCAGAATAATTAGCATTAGCAACAACAAATATGTCTTTTATTTGTTCGATTTTTAGCATCGTAGTCTCATGTCATTACAGCATAAATAACTAATACAACTTAAGGGCCTGAACGGTTGTCAGAACATGTCAATTAACAATCTAAATGAGTTAGAAATTATATTTAAACGTATAAATACTTTAGTGAAAATAAATTTTCAGATAACTATACTATATAAAACACAAGTTATAGTTTCTTAgtcacaaaaaaagaaaaaagtcaaaACTATGTTTATTTATTTCTCATAACTACCTTTCAATCAAAATGATACAAGTGTTTTCTTTACATTCaaggataaaagaaaaaaaaattcaaataatcatTTCATAAATCTACTATGAATCCACAATCTTGTTTTCATACTCTATTATAGATTTTGATTATGAATAATGAGTTTTTGAGATATTCTCGTTTGCTTTTGTATTTAGATTATAGAtttttttataacaaaaaaaaatctaaaatccaTAATCACCCAAACAGTAGCTTTTGCTGATTCTCATTATTTTTTATAATCACTTTTCGtaatcagattttgtaaaatgtaaaAGCAAATGAGAACAAGGCTATTAATCAGATTTTGTACAGCAAGACTATTAAAAACACAACTcactaaaaaaataattaatgttCACATGTTGTTAATGTTAGTTTACAACCTGTGACTTTTATTGTACATTGCCGGTTGGCGGCGGTTTCCCCTCTCCTCCAAATCAAAGTTACCGGTTGAGAGCACGTGGAGTCAGTCAACTAGGCACGTGTCGTATGTTAAAAGAGAGGCTTTCAATGTCAAATGTAACCGGTGGCGCCAGTCTACCGGTCTCCCTCAAACACCCAACTCTTTACTCCTCTTCTGAGCTGGTCTTTGTTGGCACTGGAACTAAATCAAGACAAAAGCTTTTCACTGAGCCATCATCCCAACTGAAATTCAGTGAAAAAAAGCTCTGTTTTTTCTTGTGGGTTCTGCTCAAATCAGCCTAAATTTCTTGATTGAAGGCTTCGAAGGGTgaattttggaaaatggctgTGAGTTTTACTCTACTACTATCTTTCTTGATCTATATCTTGTGTTTCATAATAATGtgaattcaaatgatttttttccttttttcttttgtgggtTTTTCTATGAGTAGTTTATGGAACAATATTATTTTTGTTGCGGGTtagattttgttgtttaatgTGGATTGGGAAGTGAATCCGGTGTTATTTGAGTTGGATTTGCTACGTGGTAGTGATCATTTTGGTGGGATTTTTCTGTAGCATATATATCATTAAGGAAATTGTGGATTCAATGATTAGATGGCCTTTTTACGTATTTGATTTAGGCTCTTGATTTTGAAGGTTGCACCATTGGATTAATCTATTTTCAGGAATTTATTTTGATCTTTTGGCATTATTCcgtatttttcttttgaagagGGGGATATGTATGAGTAGTGAGGGGAAAAACAAAGCCATGAATACCATCTGCCTTTGAAGTGGCTGTATTAGCAGGATGTAAATCTTTGGTGTTTGTGGCTAAATAGAGATGCTAGTAGTACGTCACAAGAAATTCTGGACTTCTCCAGATTTACCATAGTATaccctaatttttttattttggattgtattaagccAACTGCGTTGCGTAATTCGTTTCTCTTATTCTAAAGGCAGCTAgtgccttttgttttcatttgcAGTGAATCTGATTTTTCTGTGTTGTAAAGTATCATGTTGTTGTTAAAGTCGCCCCGTACCTTCAAGTAGAAATAACTGTCTTTTTCATGCTTGCCAGTGCTATACTTGAGTTATGAACTTTACGGGTGTAAACAGTAATTGTTAATTTAAATCAATTCTGAATCAAGTTTGAAACTTTAAATATGTTATTTCTAAAAGATGACATTTTCTATGGCTGTGAATTACTTGTCTATTCATATAGTTATCTGAAGCCCTTGCCTTGTTTTCTTGTTAAGCTTAGCAAATAAGATCAGGTCCTGTGATGACATTGCCTTATTTTGTTGATATTTTTCTCTCTGGATTTGGAATGCATAATCATTTAGTTTGTACTTCTACTTTTGAGCTTTTTGGCTTAAGTGGCCATACTCACAAAAGTAACCATCTTGTTAGGCACTTCTTTTCTACATTGGTTGCAAAGGATAATGGAATATTTTACCTTTAAGCAGAAAAGATCCCTTCTGCTTTCTGTGTTCCcccattttgtttttgtctccTGAATAATCAATGTCCTTTTCAAAGTCTTGGCGAACAGTAATTAACATCCCCAAGTTCCCCACCTCACTGACATCTTCAGAAACATATCTAAAGCACAAAACCTTGTTGGACTCTTCAAGCATTCTTGAGCTTCAAAACTGATACCTTAAACATCAATTGGGATAGACTCGTATATGAtatttcttgtgtttatgtCTTGCAGACTGAGAATCTTAGTTCAAGTGTCCAGCCAGGTTTATCTATTGACTTGCTAACTAAACTGGATTTATTGATTGGACTCTAGGgttcttttcattttatttttgttgctaAGTGTTGAGGGATTATCATATAAAAATTGAGTTTGTGGAGAATGCTAATGAAATTTTCTGAGCTGTAGCATTTTGTGTGAGTGGTTCAGGTCGCAATTACTTGCTAGTTCACCTTTGTTTTGTTACATGGATATGTGTTATGAGGTGTTAAAGCTGGGTATCGGATAAtcatttctttgaataaagatgTCACACATAAGAGCTGTGGAGTTGATCCCACAGCAATAGGTATCGGATAAtcatttctttgaataaagttATCAAACAGGATAAtcatttctttgaataaagttATCAAACATAAAAGCTGTGGTGTTGATCCCACAGCAATCAATGGTACTCTTGTTGGGATGTTAGTGAGGTAGGGTTACAAGCTTGAATGATAACACATTAGCTTTCATAACAAGCCTGGCAAGCATTGAGTTGAGGATAACACGTTAATTCCTGCCGATTTCCAAGTGATCTTCTCCACAATGGTTATGGACTTCTAAAATGAAGCCTTAGTTCTTTTCAATCCTAAAATCAACGATGCATGAGTtgattttacttttattttttggccCAGATTTCCATTTTGGTAGTTATTAAAACTAGACAATGGGAGAGGTTGAGGTGAACTTGTCATTCTCCCACAACTTTGTGAGCCTTGAGAACAGGAGGAACCTAGTCCTAATGTTCCTGCAAGATTTATATTCCCAGCCCTGGTGTCTTGCCATGTGAACAATTCCTGAGAAAGGTTTAGTCTTAACAGGGAAGGTTATATCCTTttacttttctattttttggtagtAATTTTTCCATGTCAATTAGTCAAGCATTTGAGCTTATGGCGGATTTATGCGTGAGACTAGCATGAAGCCCTACTCTATACCATTGTCCTGTAGAATTTCTGTTTTTGTATTGTTGATTGGGATCATGTTTATGAAATTGGTTCCTTTTTCTGCAGCAACGGTCACAAGTTCCAAAGTTTGGCAATTGGGAAAGCGAGGAAGATGTGCCTTACACTGTCTACTTTGATAATGCCAGGAAGGGCAAGAAAGGTAGCAAAATGAATACAAATGATCCGCAAGAGGATCTGGATGCTGAAACAAAGGGCCAAAAAAGACCAGAGGCAACCAGGGCAAAGCATGTGCGACGCACTAGCCGAGAAGATGGTGACCTGAGGAAATCAATCGACTCTCCCTTGCACTCTGATGCCATGAGTCAGAAATCTGCAAATGAATCACCTCATCATAAGCAAGGTGGTTTAAAACATGGGAGTAGAAAACCAGAGTCAGAAGGATCGAAGGGAACTGACACAGTAAGACCAAGGCATGAAAGTCGAGAAGAAGGTGATTTGAGGAGGCCAACTGATTCTCCATTGCGGAATGAGACCGGAAACCGTAGAACTAGTCATGATTCTCCACATCATCGTCATGGTGGCCTGAGTGCTGGTGAAACACCTAAGAGGGTTGCTAGGCAAAGTGTGGGGTCTGATCGCAGCATTGACCAGTCTCCGCTACATCCACACTCTCAGGTAAGGACTGGTGGCAGAGGCAGTGGAGTTTCTTCTCCATCTTGGGAAAGAAAAGGCTCCTCAGAAGGTGGCCTTGGTTTGGCTCCTTCCACTCCTGGCGGATCGCGGTTAAAATCAGTAACACGAGGCGATGAAACTGTATGCCATTCTTAAACTTTCTGTGGTAACATCTCTGAAAATGATCATGCATACCGACACACACTTTCAtcctatttttttttgcaacttACAGTTGTTTCTGGGAACGAAAGTTTAGTCTTACCATGTTTTCAGCAATCAAATACTGATTCTTGGAGGTAGCTGGATGGTAGAGAAAATCTTGGAATTTAGACTAATCCGCCTAGTTACACTGTGTATTCTTTTCCATGTTAACAATTTAACAGCATTACGCTTCTATCAAATATTATTGTCTTGAGTGAacctttttggcattttatttgCTATGGTTTCTTCCCCAGGTTTAGTTCTGTTTCTCTATCAGTcaattttttctctcttcttaaCTCTCGGGTTGATGTGGCAGCCTGATCACAGCCCTGCTGTTCCCAAATTCGGCGATTGGGATGAGACTGATCCTGCATCAGCAGAAGGATACACTCACATATTTAACAAAGTGCGAGAGGAGAGACACAGTGGAGCTGGAAAAGTACCTGGTATGCCAACAGAATCATCTTACTCCAATGGTCAGAAACCAATTGGAAATGACAATTCGAAGGTAGTTGAAGCCTTCTGATCACCGTCTTGTTGCAGCATTGCTATGTTTGAAACCCTTAATTTTCATTCTTACTTCTTTCTGAATCATTAATCAGCATCTATTTTCTTTTCATCTCTTTCCTTTCAGTGCTGCTGGTGCTTCCCATGTGGCAGATGATTGTACATGGCTGAACACGAAGCAAAGTTGGAATGTATACTATGTATAACTTGGAATCATGTATAGAGTTTTAGCAAGTATTTTGGCGTGTGTAATGTAGTCCTGCAAGGAAAATTGAATTTTGATACTCAGTAGATTTTCTAGCATTTCTCCTATCAACTCAATTGTATTTATGATCTTGCTATGATCAATTGAATCCTGGCAAGGTAATTTCATATTTATGTTTATATTGTTCCATTTAGTCAAATTGTTCTTTGTCTCATACTGTTCTGAGAAGGGATCATCCGATTGATGATTTAAACTTTTACAAGGGAACAAAATGTGGATTCGGGACCGAAACAATTTTCAATCAAATTGCTCGAAACGATATTCAATGTCGTCAATAAATTGGAATTCAGCATATACAACTTGTAAAACTTATAGCACAATGTATTGTTCATGATGAATAACATATGCACATGGATCTGATTTTTACACCAACTTTTATTTGCAAGTGATTCTTTCCTCAACGAGTAATTTAACTACGCTagaactgttttttttttttttttttttaacctcccATAGTAAAGTAACTTTCATCAACTATCTCAATAATGGTATGAGCCTTCAGAAGTAATCTACTTGGAGAAAAAGATTTATCTAGACTAGAAAATTGGACTTATAAATTTACGGGTGATAAGGAACCGAGTTTAAAGGTATTTACCTGAAAGCAAACTCGATGAATCCCATGTTCAAGTACTTGAAATCGACTTAATCAATTGTTAGGTGGTCAACCTACCTCGAAAAAGCAAATTGAGCTCGTACTCGAGACAAGCTCGAGTTTCTAGTACAGACTATATAAGAGATTCACTAATTTTATCATTATAAAAAaacaatgtatatatatataaatctcgaaaatttcgatcattttttcaaatcaagtaCCTTAATGCTCAAATGTTCAGAAAAGATTCAAACAATTCGAGCTCAAGCTAAGCATTTTGACCAACTGCTCGTGGCAAATTCGATAGGTTGTCACCTTCACTTATAAATTTACGCATCTTGACTTGTCCGAATTCAAATTCTTTTTGTAAGAACATAGTTCattgtgacaaataaaattatttgaaattgggcTAATATGAGTA
This region of Coffea arabica cultivar ET-39 chromosome 3c, Coffea Arabica ET-39 HiFi, whole genome shotgun sequence genomic DNA includes:
- the LOC113734475 gene encoding RPM1-interacting protein 4-like isoform X1, producing MAQRSQVPKFGNWESEEDVPYTVYFDNARKGKKGSKMNTNDPQEDLDAETKGQKRPEATRAKHVRRTSREDGDLRKSIDSPLHSDAMSQKSANESPHHKQGGLKHGSRKPESEGSKGTDTVRPRHESREEGDLRRPTDSPLRNETGNRRTSHDSPHHRHGGLSAGETPKRVARQSVGSDRSIDQSPLHPHSQVRTGGRGSGVSSPSWERKGSSEGGLGLAPSTPGGSRLKSVTRGDETPDHSPAVPKFGDWDETDPASAEGYTHIFNKVREERHSGAGKVPGMPTESSYSNGQKPIGNDNSKCCWCFPCGR
- the LOC113734475 gene encoding uncharacterized protein isoform X2 encodes the protein MNTNDPQEDLDAETKGQKRPEATRAKHVRRTSREDGDLRKSIDSPLHSDAMSQKSANESPHHKQGGLKHGSRKPESEGSKGTDTVRPRHESREEGDLRRPTDSPLRNETGNRRTSHDSPHHRHGGLSAGETPKRVARQSVGSDRSIDQSPLHPHSQVRTGGRGSGVSSPSWERKGSSEGGLGLAPSTPGGSRLKSVTRGDETPDHSPAVPKFGDWDETDPASAEGYTHIFNKVREERHSGAGKVPGMPTESSYSNGQKPIGNDNSKCCWCFPCGR